In Falco cherrug isolate bFalChe1 chromosome 2, bFalChe1.pri, whole genome shotgun sequence, the following are encoded in one genomic region:
- the SLC25A30 gene encoding kidney mitochondrial carrier protein 1 isoform X2, with the protein MSALNWKPFIYGGLASITAECGTFPIDLTKTRLQVQGQVNDAKYREIRYRGMVHALVRICREEGLKALYSGIAPAMLRQASYGTIKIGTYQSLKRMFVESPEDETLVINVLCGILSGVISSSIANPTDVLKIRMQAQGSVIQGGMMGNFIQIYQKEGTKGLWKAISLTAQRAAVVVGVELPVYDLTKKHIIMSGFMGDTVYTHFLSSFTCGLAGALASNPIDVVRTRMMNQGSQQHGGRSNYKGTLDCLLQTWKNEGFFALYKGFWPNWLRLGPWNIIFFLTYEQLKKLDF; encoded by the exons ATGTCAGCGCTAAACTGGAAGCCCTTTATCTATGGAGGTTTAGCATCAATCACTGCAGAATGTG ggaCTTTCCCTATTGATCTGACCAAAACACGTCTCCAGGTTCAAGGTCAAGTTAATGATGCCAAATACAGAGAGATTCGTTACCGTGGAATGGTACATGCACTAGTCAGAATATGCAGAGAAGAAGGACTGAAAGCCTTATACTCTGG GATTGCACCTGCAATGCTACGACAAGCTTCATATGGAACTATAAAAATAGGCACTTACCAGAGCTTAAAAAGAATGTTTGTTGAAAGTCCAGAAG ATGAAACCCTGGTGATAAATGTTCTATGTGGCATTCTTTCGGGGGTAATCTCATCATCTATTGCCAATCCTACAGATGTCTTGAAG ATCAGAATGCAAGCCCAAGGTAGTGTGATTCAAGGAGGAATGATGGGCAACTTCATACAGATCTACCAAAAGGAAGGCACTAAAGGATTATGGAAGgcaa TATCATTGACAGCACAGAgagctgctgttgttgttgGAGTGGAACTGCCAGTGTATGACCTTACCAAGAAGCACATAATTATGTCTGGATTCATGGGAGATACAGTATATACTCACTTCCT CTCAAGTTTTACTTGTGGGTTAGCTGGAGCCCTTGCATCCAACCCAATTGATGTTGTAAGAACACGCATGATGAATCAGGGAAGCCAACAACATGGGGGACGCTCCAACTACAAGGGTACTCTGGATTGCTTGTTACAA ACATGGAAGAATGAAGGCTTTTTTGCTCTGTATAAAGGGTTTTGGCCAAACTGGTTAAGACTTGGTCCTTGGAATATCATT TTCTTTCTGACATATGAACAGCTGAAGAAACTAGACTTCTGA
- the SLC25A30 gene encoding kidney mitochondrial carrier protein 1 isoform X1, translated as MSALNWKPFIYGGLASITAECGTFPIDLTKTRLQVQGQVNDAKYREIRYRGMVHALVRICREEGLKALYSGIAPAMLRQASYGTIKIGTYQSLKRMFVESPEDETLVINVLCGILSGVISSSIANPTDVLKIRMQAQGSVIQGGMMGNFIQIYQKEGTKGLWKGVSLTAQRAAVVVGVELPVYDLTKKHIIMSGFMGDTVYTHFLSSFTCGLAGALASNPIDVVRTRMMNQGSQQHGGRSNYKGTLDCLLQTWKNEGFFALYKGFWPNWLRLGPWNIIFFLTYEQLKKLDF; from the exons ATGTCAGCGCTAAACTGGAAGCCCTTTATCTATGGAGGTTTAGCATCAATCACTGCAGAATGTG ggaCTTTCCCTATTGATCTGACCAAAACACGTCTCCAGGTTCAAGGTCAAGTTAATGATGCCAAATACAGAGAGATTCGTTACCGTGGAATGGTACATGCACTAGTCAGAATATGCAGAGAAGAAGGACTGAAAGCCTTATACTCTGG GATTGCACCTGCAATGCTACGACAAGCTTCATATGGAACTATAAAAATAGGCACTTACCAGAGCTTAAAAAGAATGTTTGTTGAAAGTCCAGAAG ATGAAACCCTGGTGATAAATGTTCTATGTGGCATTCTTTCGGGGGTAATCTCATCATCTATTGCCAATCCTACAGATGTCTTGAAG ATCAGAATGCAAGCCCAAGGTAGTGTGATTCAAGGAGGAATGATGGGCAACTTCATACAGATCTACCAAAAGGAAGGCACTAAAGGATTATGGAAG gGAGTATCATTGACAGCACAGAgagctgctgttgttgttgGAGTGGAACTGCCAGTGTATGACCTTACCAAGAAGCACATAATTATGTCTGGATTCATGGGAGATACAGTATATACTCACTTCCT CTCAAGTTTTACTTGTGGGTTAGCTGGAGCCCTTGCATCCAACCCAATTGATGTTGTAAGAACACGCATGATGAATCAGGGAAGCCAACAACATGGGGGACGCTCCAACTACAAGGGTACTCTGGATTGCTTGTTACAA ACATGGAAGAATGAAGGCTTTTTTGCTCTGTATAAAGGGTTTTGGCCAAACTGGTTAAGACTTGGTCCTTGGAATATCATT TTCTTTCTGACATATGAACAGCTGAAGAAACTAGACTTCTGA